Proteins encoded in a region of the Spiribacter sp. 1M189 genome:
- a CDS encoding murein hydrolase activator EnvC family protein: MTRFLPILCFVLPALTFAATDEGELAERQERLETLRTEMNALGERLAADREQAGGLEAELARLERRIGDERADLKALDESIRARTHRLDELQSAVEAELARSERHRDYLAETLRSAYRRGSLAPLGLILGENDPARIQRLLVYQQRLGEARAERVRAAEAAMRRLSEQRAALQALLAEQQAAREERASRLAELQGSLAERDELLARLRQRIRENDARLASSREEAETLSELIRDLQARLAAAGPAVDEWPSLSEGALAWPVRGPLLAHYGSERAAGLRWTGLLIGGDEGEPVRPVAPGQVVFADWLRGLGLLLIIDHGAGYLSLYGRNQALYSDVGDWVEVDDVIATVGRSGGRAEPALYFELRADGKPVDPLAWLRAEGNQG, from the coding sequence ATGACGCGATTCCTGCCAATCCTTTGCTTTGTACTTCCCGCCCTCACCTTTGCGGCCACCGACGAGGGCGAGCTGGCGGAGCGTCAGGAGCGACTGGAAACCCTTCGCACCGAAATGAATGCACTCGGTGAGCGGCTGGCGGCTGACCGCGAGCAGGCCGGCGGGCTCGAGGCCGAGCTGGCGAGACTGGAGCGACGCATTGGCGATGAGCGGGCCGATTTAAAGGCACTGGATGAATCGATCCGTGCCCGAACGCATCGCCTGGATGAACTTCAATCAGCCGTGGAGGCCGAGCTGGCGCGGAGTGAGCGGCATCGAGACTACCTGGCCGAGACTTTGCGCTCGGCGTATCGGCGCGGGTCGCTGGCACCGCTGGGATTGATCCTCGGTGAAAACGACCCCGCCAGAATTCAGCGGCTGCTGGTCTATCAGCAGCGTTTGGGTGAGGCGCGGGCCGAGCGGGTGAGGGCCGCAGAAGCCGCAATGCGCCGGCTGAGTGAGCAGCGTGCGGCTCTGCAGGCGCTGCTCGCGGAACAGCAGGCAGCGCGGGAGGAGCGCGCCTCCCGACTGGCGGAACTGCAGGGTAGTCTGGCTGAACGGGATGAGCTGCTTGCCCGGCTGCGCCAGAGAATACGTGAAAACGACGCGCGCCTGGCCTCTTCACGTGAGGAAGCCGAGACGCTCAGCGAGCTGATCAGGGATCTCCAGGCTCGGCTGGCGGCGGCGGGCCCGGCCGTGGACGAGTGGCCTTCGCTGTCGGAGGGGGCGCTGGCATGGCCGGTCCGTGGGCCGCTGCTGGCGCATTATGGCAGTGAACGGGCTGCTGGGCTGCGCTGGACCGGGTTGCTGATCGGCGGTGATGAAGGCGAGCCGGTTCGGCCCGTGGCGCCGGGCCAGGTCGTATTCGCCGACTGGTTGCGTGGCCTGGGGTTGCTGCTCATTATTGACCACGGGGCCGGTTACCTCAGTCTCTATGGACGCAACCAGGCGCTGTATTCCGATGTCGGAGACTGGGTGGAGGTCGATGACGTGATCGCCACCGTGGGTCGCAGTGGCGGTCGTGCGGAACCCGCGCTTTATTTCGAGTTGCGTGCCGATGGCAAGCCGGTGGATCCACTGGCATGGCTGCGTGCAGAAGGTAACCAGGGTTGA
- a CDS encoding rhodanese-like domain-containing protein: protein MDRVIEFSINHPLLIGALLAVVAALVASEVMNFRRGRHAIDTADATRLYNHDAAVFVDVRNENAYQTSHLPGAINIPMEHIDKRQDRLKRFSDRTIVVYCDSGQRTLKAVQALQGQGWSEVRQLRGGINAWREASLPTEGRD from the coding sequence ATGGACAGAGTCATAGAATTCAGTATCAATCATCCGCTGCTCATCGGGGCCCTGCTCGCCGTGGTGGCAGCACTGGTCGCCAGTGAGGTCATGAACTTCCGGCGCGGTCGTCACGCCATCGACACGGCGGATGCAACGCGGCTCTACAACCATGATGCCGCGGTATTCGTCGACGTGCGGAACGAGAACGCCTATCAGACCAGTCATCTGCCCGGGGCGATCAATATCCCCATGGAGCACATCGATAAACGCCAGGATCGGCTGAAGCGATTCAGCGACCGGACCATCGTGGTGTACTGCGATAGCGGCCAGCGTACGCTCAAGGCCGTCCAGGCGCTCCAGGGACAGGGCTGGTCCGAAGTTCGGCAGCTGCGCGGCGGGATCAACGCCTGGCGTGAGGCAAGCCTGCCGACCGAGGGACGTGACTGA
- the secB gene encoding protein-export chaperone SecB, whose translation MADTPNGNAAGGPGETVAQGENPQQFAIQKVYLKDCSVETPGAPDVFTQAWKPEARVELNTRRTTLGEGLHEVVLTVTVTATAEEKPSYLCEVHQAGIFTVNGFEDNATDQLLGAYCPGVLFPYAREAISDLTGKAGFPPMTLSPVNFDALYARQRQQDAAGASESEAGAETTNQGSDSTG comes from the coding sequence ATGGCCGACACGCCGAACGGAAATGCCGCCGGAGGCCCCGGAGAAACCGTTGCACAGGGCGAAAACCCGCAGCAGTTCGCTATCCAGAAGGTGTATCTCAAGGACTGCTCGGTGGAGACACCCGGCGCTCCCGACGTCTTCACTCAGGCCTGGAAACCGGAAGCCCGCGTGGAGCTCAACACCCGCCGGACCACGCTGGGCGAAGGCCTGCACGAAGTCGTTCTCACCGTGACGGTGACGGCGACTGCGGAAGAAAAGCCCTCCTATCTCTGCGAAGTCCACCAGGCCGGTATTTTCACGGTCAACGGCTTCGAGGATAACGCCACCGACCAACTGCTGGGCGCCTACTGCCCGGGCGTGCTGTTTCCGTATGCCCGCGAGGCCATCAGCGATCTCACCGGCAAGGCCGGTTTCCCGCCGATGACCCTTTCACCGGTCAACTTCGACGCGCTTTACGCTCGCCAGCGCCAGCAGGATGCCGCCGGGGCCAGCGAGTCGGAAGCGGGCGCCGAGACGACGAATCAGGGTAGCGACAGCACGGGCTGA
- a CDS encoding NAD(P)H-dependent glycerol-3-phosphate dehydrogenase has translation MSRRYAVLGAGSWGTALALVLARNGHHVQLWGHDPEAIRSMGATGYNPRYLTEIPLPAAIQPRIDLPSALQGIDALLIAVPSSAFAQTLQKLAGQLPAAIPVIWATKGLDAASGGLLHELARQSLPDHPLAVLSGPTFAREVARGLPTAVVLASHDQAIAQALSRDFNDERFRVYTSGDLVGVELGGAVKNILAIATGIADGLGFGANTRAGLITRGLAEVRRLGASLGAEDRTLTGLAGMGDLILTCTDDQSRNRRMGLALGRGESITAAAETIGEVVEGVRTAGEVGVLARRLAVELPICQAVEAIVLGRETPMGAAISLMERQPGAEFGD, from the coding sequence GTGAGCCGCCGATACGCCGTACTTGGGGCCGGGTCGTGGGGAACGGCCCTGGCCCTCGTGCTGGCGCGCAACGGTCATCATGTGCAGCTATGGGGGCATGACCCCGAGGCGATCCGGTCGATGGGCGCGACCGGATACAACCCGCGGTATCTCACCGAAATCCCGTTGCCTGCAGCCATCCAGCCGAGAATCGACCTGCCATCGGCACTTCAGGGCATTGATGCACTGCTCATTGCCGTGCCCAGCAGCGCCTTCGCGCAAACACTGCAGAAGCTCGCCGGACAGCTGCCGGCAGCGATCCCCGTCATCTGGGCGACCAAGGGCCTGGACGCCGCCAGCGGCGGGCTGCTGCATGAGCTCGCCCGACAATCGCTACCCGATCACCCGCTCGCGGTGCTATCCGGGCCGACATTCGCCAGGGAGGTTGCACGGGGGCTACCCACCGCTGTGGTGCTTGCCAGTCACGACCAGGCCATCGCCCAGGCGCTCAGTCGCGATTTCAATGATGAACGCTTCCGGGTCTACACCAGTGGAGACCTTGTCGGCGTCGAGCTCGGCGGCGCCGTCAAGAACATACTCGCCATCGCCACCGGCATCGCCGATGGCCTGGGCTTCGGCGCCAATACACGCGCCGGTCTCATCACCCGGGGGTTGGCCGAGGTCCGTCGCCTCGGCGCATCGCTTGGTGCCGAAGATCGAACACTGACCGGGCTCGCCGGAATGGGTGATCTGATCCTCACCTGCACCGATGACCAGTCCCGCAACCGGCGCATGGGACTCGCCCTGGGACGGGGAGAGTCAATCACCGCAGCCGCCGAAACCATCGGCGAAGTCGTGGAGGGTGTCCGCACCGCTGGCGAGGTGGGTGTGCTGGCCCGCCGACTGGCGGTCGAGCTCCCTATCTGTCAGGCCGTCGAGGCGATCGTGCTGGGCAGAGAGACCCCGATGGGGGCCGCGATAAGCCTGATGGAGCGGCAACCGGGCGCCGAGTTCGGCGACTGA
- the trmL gene encoding tRNA (uridine(34)/cytosine(34)/5-carboxymethylaminomethyluridine(34)-2'-O)-methyltransferase TrmL has protein sequence MPLHVVLHSPEIPPNTGNVIRLCANSGARLHLIRPLGFVLDDRRLRRAGLDYHEFATMQVHADLESFVEAVRPARLWALTTRGRIRFDQPDYGPEDALLFGSETAGLPDRVMESIPAAQRLRLPMRPGNRSLNLSNSVAVTVYEAWRQMAYAGSV, from the coding sequence ATGCCGTTGCATGTCGTCCTGCACAGCCCTGAGATTCCGCCGAATACCGGCAACGTTATTCGCCTCTGTGCCAACAGTGGCGCGCGGCTTCATTTGATTCGGCCGCTGGGCTTCGTACTGGATGACCGGCGTCTGCGTCGAGCCGGCCTGGATTATCACGAATTTGCCACCATGCAGGTGCATGCTGACCTCGAGTCCTTTGTCGAGGCGGTAAGGCCGGCGCGCTTGTGGGCACTGACCACAAGGGGCAGAATCCGCTTCGATCAGCCGGACTATGGACCGGAAGATGCACTGTTGTTCGGTAGCGAAACCGCCGGTCTGCCGGACCGAGTCATGGAATCGATTCCAGCGGCACAGCGGCTCAGACTGCCGATGCGACCGGGTAACCGCAGCCTGAATCTCTCCAACAGTGTGGCCGTCACCGTTTACGAGGCATGGCGGCAGATGGCGTATGCCGGTAGCGTCTAG
- the ntrC gene encoding nitrogen regulation protein NR(I) — MADSTSVWVVDDDRSIRWVLKKALERDGLSAVDFETGEEALMALERDQPDVLITDIRMPRLDGLTLMGRFHEHAPELPVIVMTAHSDLDAAVSAYEGGAFEYLPKPFDVEEAVDLVRRAAAAARSSAPSESSREDMPEIIGEAPAMQEVFRAIGRLSRSNITVLINGESGTGKELVAGSLHRHSPRAGKPFIALNMAAIPRDLMESELFGHEKGAFTGAHQVRRGRFEQADGGTLFLDEIGDMPAELQTRLLRVLADGEFYRVGAHTPMRVDVRIIAATHQNLDQRVAEGRFREDLFHRLNVIRIHCPALRERSADIPALADHFLHRAARELNVEPKQLTREVERRFQTLPWPGNVRELENTCRWLTVMASGREVQMEDLPPELAGIEQSAGEEPAVDWETALARWADRQAENDGDGALAAAQSRLERVLIESALKRTGGRRQDAARLLGWGRNTLTRKIRDLQMQV; from the coding sequence ATGGCCGATTCGACGAGCGTCTGGGTAGTCGATGATGACCGCTCCATTCGCTGGGTGCTGAAAAAGGCGCTGGAACGTGACGGGCTGAGTGCCGTCGATTTCGAGACCGGCGAAGAGGCACTCATGGCACTGGAGCGTGATCAGCCGGACGTGCTGATTACCGACATCCGTATGCCCCGACTCGATGGGCTGACCCTGATGGGGCGCTTCCACGAGCATGCGCCGGAGCTGCCCGTGATCGTCATGACGGCGCATTCCGATCTGGATGCCGCGGTATCCGCCTACGAGGGTGGGGCATTCGAGTATCTGCCCAAGCCTTTCGACGTGGAGGAGGCGGTTGACCTGGTGCGCCGCGCGGCCGCCGCGGCGCGCAGCAGCGCGCCGTCCGAGAGCAGTCGAGAGGACATGCCGGAGATCATCGGCGAGGCGCCGGCCATGCAGGAGGTGTTCCGCGCTATTGGCCGGCTGTCACGTTCGAACATAACCGTGTTGATCAATGGTGAGTCGGGGACGGGCAAGGAGCTGGTCGCCGGTTCGCTGCATCGTCACAGCCCTCGCGCCGGCAAGCCCTTCATCGCACTGAACATGGCGGCCATTCCGCGGGATCTGATGGAATCCGAGCTCTTCGGTCATGAAAAGGGTGCGTTCACCGGCGCCCATCAGGTCCGTCGCGGCCGCTTCGAGCAGGCCGATGGCGGCACACTCTTCCTTGACGAAATCGGCGATATGCCGGCGGAGCTCCAGACCCGACTATTGCGTGTCCTGGCCGACGGCGAGTTCTATCGAGTCGGGGCGCACACGCCGATGCGCGTCGACGTGCGGATCATCGCGGCGACGCACCAGAATCTTGACCAGCGGGTCGCGGAAGGGCGTTTCCGCGAGGACCTCTTCCACCGCCTCAATGTCATTCGTATCCACTGCCCGGCATTGCGGGAGCGATCCGCCGATATCCCAGCCCTGGCGGACCATTTCCTGCACCGGGCGGCGCGCGAACTCAATGTCGAACCGAAACAGCTTACCCGCGAGGTGGAGCGTCGTTTCCAGACGCTGCCCTGGCCCGGCAATGTCCGCGAGCTGGAAAATACCTGTCGCTGGCTGACCGTGATGGCCAGTGGCCGTGAGGTGCAGATGGAGGATCTGCCCCCGGAATTGGCCGGCATCGAACAGTCCGCTGGTGAGGAACCGGCGGTGGACTGGGAAACGGCACTGGCGCGCTGGGCCGACCGGCAGGCCGAGAACGATGGTGACGGCGCGCTCGCTGCGGCTCAGAGTCGGCTGGAACGGGTGTTGATCGAGTCAGCCCTGAAGCGCACGGGGGGACGCCGTCAGGATGCCGCGCGTCTGCTCGGCTGGGGGCGCAACACCCTGACGCGCAAGATCCGGGATCTGCAGATGCAGGTATGA
- the glnL gene encoding nitrogen regulation protein NR(II), giving the protein MTEQPTTDASEILDSLTGAVVVIDGERRITRMNAAAESLLHVSSRQAFGERLTQLLPALAVLADPIGQAFAEGASYTEREMRLALGPERTITVDCAITPLDGASSLLLEFEQLDRHLRISRENRLIAQNQAIRELIRGLAHEIKNPLGGLRGAAQLLESELSDDDQKEYTRIIISEADRLRTLVNGLLGPESRIEHSPTNLHEVLERVRHLASAEAPAGVEIQRDYDPSIPLLPAAGDQLIQALLNLVRNAMQAVGDSGRITLQTRTHRRFTIGDRQHRLVARVNVIDNGPGIAPELQDQIFYPMVTGRAEGSGIGLPIAQNLVNQHGGLIECTSEPGRTVFTVWLPLEEA; this is encoded by the coding sequence ATGACTGAACAGCCAACGACCGATGCCAGCGAGATTCTCGACAGCCTCACCGGCGCGGTGGTGGTTATCGACGGAGAGCGCCGGATTACGCGGATGAATGCCGCCGCCGAGTCGCTACTGCATGTCAGCAGCCGGCAGGCGTTCGGTGAGCGGCTCACACAGTTACTGCCGGCGCTGGCTGTACTCGCGGATCCCATTGGACAGGCATTCGCCGAGGGCGCGAGCTATACGGAACGCGAGATGCGGCTGGCGCTTGGGCCGGAGCGCACCATCACGGTCGACTGCGCGATAACGCCCCTCGATGGTGCATCCAGTCTGCTCCTCGAGTTTGAGCAGCTTGACCGCCATCTGCGGATTTCCCGAGAGAATCGTCTCATCGCCCAGAACCAGGCGATCCGCGAGCTCATCCGGGGGTTGGCTCATGAGATAAAAAATCCGCTGGGCGGGCTGCGCGGTGCCGCACAGCTGCTCGAGTCGGAGCTCTCGGACGATGATCAGAAGGAGTACACCCGAATCATCATCAGCGAAGCCGATCGGCTACGAACGCTGGTGAACGGGCTGCTGGGACCGGAATCGCGGATCGAGCATTCGCCGACCAACCTGCACGAGGTACTGGAGCGCGTCCGGCACCTGGCATCGGCCGAGGCGCCGGCCGGTGTCGAAATCCAGCGGGACTACGACCCGAGTATCCCCCTGCTGCCGGCGGCCGGTGACCAGTTGATCCAGGCCTTGCTCAATCTCGTGCGCAACGCCATGCAGGCCGTGGGGGATTCTGGGCGGATTACCCTACAGACCCGAACCCACAGGCGGTTCACTATCGGCGACCGGCAGCATCGACTGGTGGCACGCGTGAATGTCATCGACAACGGCCCCGGCATCGCCCCCGAGCTCCAGGATCAAATCTTCTATCCGATGGTCACGGGCCGCGCCGAGGGCAGCGGTATCGGTCTGCCGATCGCCCAGAACCTGGTCAATCAGCATGGCGGTCTGATTGAGTGCACCAGTGAGCCCGGCCGCACCGTATTTACCGTCTGGTTACCGCTGGAGGAAGCTTGA
- the glnA gene encoding glutamate--ammonia ligase: MAKTADDVLAMIKENEVRFVDLRFTDPKGKQQHVTLPAHAVDADFFTEGKMFDGSSIEGWKGINESDMIMMPDPETAVLDPFFDDSTLIIVCQIIEPNTMQGYGRDPRSIAQRAEAYLQSTGIGDVAYFGPENEFFVFDDVRWGTDMSGSFYKIDSEEAGWNTEKVYPDGNMGHRPGVKGGYFPVPPVDSLHDMRSAMLECLTDMGMETEVHHHEVATAGQCEIGVGFNTLVKKADEVQTLKYVVHNVAAAYGKTATFMPKPVVGDNGSGMHVHQSIGKTGEMLFAGDQYGGLSETALYYIGGIIKHAKAINAFANASTNSYKRLVPGFEAPVLLAYSARNRSASVRIPWVSNPKARRVEVRFPDSTANPYLCFAAMLMAGLDGIQNKIHPGDAMDKDLYDLPPEEEAEIDKVAFSLEEALDSLDKDREFLKVGGVFTDDAIDGYIEIKREEVQQLRMTTHPVEFDLYYSV; this comes from the coding sequence ATGGCTAAGACCGCCGATGATGTGCTCGCGATGATCAAGGAGAACGAGGTCCGCTTCGTGGATCTTCGGTTCACCGACCCCAAGGGAAAGCAGCAGCATGTGACCCTGCCCGCTCACGCCGTGGATGCGGACTTCTTCACCGAGGGCAAGATGTTTGACGGCTCCTCGATCGAGGGCTGGAAGGGCATCAATGAGTCCGACATGATCATGATGCCGGATCCCGAGACGGCGGTTCTCGATCCGTTCTTCGATGATTCAACGCTGATCATCGTCTGCCAGATCATTGAGCCCAACACCATGCAGGGTTATGGACGCGATCCGCGTTCAATTGCCCAGCGCGCCGAGGCCTATCTGCAGTCCACCGGCATTGGCGATGTGGCCTACTTCGGCCCGGAGAACGAATTCTTCGTTTTCGACGATGTCCGCTGGGGTACTGACATGAGCGGGTCGTTCTACAAGATCGACTCCGAAGAGGCCGGCTGGAACACCGAGAAGGTCTATCCGGACGGCAATATGGGCCACCGTCCTGGTGTCAAGGGCGGCTACTTCCCCGTTCCGCCGGTGGACAGCCTCCATGACATGCGCTCGGCCATGCTGGAATGCCTGACGGACATGGGCATGGAGACCGAGGTGCACCATCACGAGGTCGCAACGGCCGGCCAGTGCGAGATCGGTGTTGGTTTCAACACGCTGGTCAAGAAGGCCGACGAGGTGCAGACCCTGAAGTATGTCGTGCACAACGTCGCCGCCGCCTATGGCAAGACCGCCACATTCATGCCCAAGCCGGTGGTCGGCGATAACGGCAGCGGCATGCATGTCCATCAGTCCATCGGCAAGACCGGGGAAATGCTTTTCGCCGGGGATCAGTACGGTGGCCTCTCGGAGACGGCGCTCTACTACATCGGCGGCATCATCAAGCACGCCAAGGCGATCAACGCCTTCGCGAACGCGTCGACCAACAGCTACAAGCGGCTGGTCCCCGGCTTCGAGGCCCCGGTTCTGCTGGCGTACTCCGCCCGCAACCGCTCGGCATCGGTACGGATCCCCTGGGTTTCCAATCCCAAGGCACGCCGGGTCGAGGTCCGCTTCCCGGACAGCACGGCCAATCCCTATCTCTGCTTCGCGGCCATGCTCATGGCCGGCCTCGACGGTATCCAGAACAAGATCCATCCCGGCGATGCCATGGACAAGGATCTCTATGACCTGCCGCCCGAGGAAGAGGCAGAGATCGACAAGGTTGCCTTCTCGCTGGAGGAAGCCCTGGACAGCCTCGATAAGGACCGCGAGTTCCTCAAGGTCGGCGGGGTCTTCACGGATGACGCCATCGACGGCTACATCGAGATCAAGCGTGAGGAAGTCCAGCAGCTGCGGATGACGACCCATCCGGTGGAGTTCGACCTCTACTACAGCGTCTGA
- the glyQ gene encoding glycine--tRNA ligase subunit alpha, producing the protein MTFQDLILALQSYWAQRGCVLMQPLDMEVGAGTFHPATFLRSIGPEPWRAAYVQPSRRPTDGRYGENPNRLQHYYQFQVVLKPSPADFQEQYLGSLEALGIDPLVHDIRFVEDNWESPTLGAWGLGWEVWLNGMEITQFTYFQQAGGLDCRPVMGEITYGLERIAMYLQEVESVFDLVWTEGVDGPVTYGDVYLQNEREQSRYNFEEADVESLFAWFDTCEREALRLVEQGLALPAYEMTMKASHTFNLLDARHAISVTERQGYILRVRNMARASAKAYYDAREALGFPLCRSADSDRSVA; encoded by the coding sequence ATGACCTTTCAGGATCTCATCCTCGCCCTGCAGAGCTACTGGGCGCAGCGGGGTTGCGTATTGATGCAGCCGCTGGACATGGAGGTGGGCGCCGGGACATTTCACCCCGCCACCTTCCTCCGCTCAATAGGACCGGAACCCTGGCGGGCCGCCTACGTACAACCGTCGCGTCGTCCCACCGATGGGCGCTATGGCGAAAACCCCAACCGTCTTCAGCACTACTACCAGTTTCAGGTGGTGCTGAAACCCTCTCCGGCAGACTTCCAGGAGCAGTACCTTGGATCGCTGGAGGCGCTGGGTATTGATCCGCTCGTCCATGACATCCGTTTCGTGGAAGACAACTGGGAATCCCCGACGCTGGGCGCCTGGGGCCTGGGCTGGGAAGTCTGGCTCAATGGCATGGAGATCACCCAGTTCACCTACTTTCAGCAGGCCGGTGGACTGGATTGTCGGCCGGTCATGGGGGAGATCACCTACGGGCTGGAGCGAATCGCGATGTATCTGCAGGAGGTCGAAAGCGTCTTCGACCTCGTCTGGACCGAGGGCGTCGATGGGCCGGTCACCTATGGCGATGTCTATCTGCAGAATGAACGCGAGCAGTCGCGCTACAACTTCGAGGAGGCCGACGTGGAGAGCCTCTTCGCATGGTTTGACACCTGCGAGCGCGAGGCGCTGCGGCTCGTCGAGCAGGGCCTCGCGCTGCCGGCCTACGAAATGACCATGAAGGCCTCACATACCTTCAACCTGCTCGATGCCCGTCACGCGATCTCCGTTACCGAGCGCCAGGGCTACATTCTCCGGGTGCGGAACATGGCAAGGGCGTCGGCGAAGGCTTATTACGATGCCCGGGAAGCGCTCGGCTTCCCGCTCTGCCGATCGGCCGACAGTGACAGGAGCGTGGCATGA
- the glyS gene encoding glycine--tRNA ligase subunit beta encodes MSEDRASLLFELGTEELPPGALDRLSDALAAAVTAGLDRAGITYAGVSALGAPRRLAVEVDAIARHQPDRDFERRGPAVAVAFDEDGNPTRAAEGFARSCGVALDALDRIENSDGAWLVHRGTEPGQAVEALLPGIIEQALLGLPIPKRMRWGDETAEFVRPVHWAVLLLDDAVVPARFFGVDSSRESRGHRFHHPQPVSLDHATDYRSALRTAHVLVDRTERRDRIHEAVRAEGERIGGHAVIEEALLEEVTALVEWPVVVSGSFDERFLRVPPEALISSMQGHQRYFPVRDASGNLLPRFITVANIDSRDPARVVAGNERVIRPRLADAAFFWDQDRARTLESRLPDLANVVFQKDLGSLADKTERVAALAAAYAERFETNSTDAARAARLAKTDLLTQMVDEFPELQGVMGRYYAREDMERDAVAVALDEIYQPRYAGDAVAASPLGRLVAVAERADTLTGIFAIGKAPTGAKDPFALRRAAVGLLRSLIEGEHAINLATLFRDAAERQPHGLNATSQVESLVEFSLERLRGLYQEAGYGAELFEAVRSVLTLEDIEPLDFDRRLRACQDFARLPAAGSLAAANKRIRNILRKAGNEQAHDVDEGRLIDDAERQLHEAVEARVSPVQQLIEAGAYSEALARLAELREPVDRFFDDVMVLADEPDLQANRLALLRRLQALFLAIADVSALPESA; translated from the coding sequence ATGAGCGAAGACCGCGCCTCGCTGCTGTTTGAGCTCGGCACCGAGGAGTTACCGCCCGGGGCCCTGGATCGATTGAGTGATGCGCTGGCGGCGGCCGTGACCGCTGGGCTCGATCGAGCGGGCATTACCTACGCGGGCGTCTCCGCGCTCGGTGCCCCACGACGGCTGGCCGTCGAAGTGGACGCCATCGCACGACACCAGCCCGACCGAGATTTCGAACGCCGTGGCCCCGCCGTTGCCGTCGCATTCGACGAGGACGGCAACCCGACTCGGGCCGCCGAGGGCTTCGCACGCTCCTGCGGCGTGGCACTGGACGCCCTGGACCGCATCGAAAATAGCGACGGTGCCTGGCTGGTCCATCGTGGAACCGAACCGGGTCAGGCCGTGGAGGCGCTGCTGCCAGGCATTATCGAACAAGCACTGCTCGGTCTGCCCATTCCCAAGCGCATGCGTTGGGGAGACGAGACCGCGGAATTCGTGCGCCCGGTCCACTGGGCTGTGCTGCTTCTGGATGATGCGGTGGTCCCGGCGCGCTTTTTCGGTGTCGATAGCAGCCGGGAGAGTCGAGGACATCGATTCCATCATCCACAACCCGTATCCCTCGACCACGCCACGGATTACCGATCGGCCCTTCGAACGGCGCATGTGCTGGTGGACCGGACCGAGCGACGCGATCGAATCCATGAGGCGGTGCGTGCGGAAGGCGAGAGGATCGGAGGTCATGCGGTTATCGAGGAGGCCTTGCTGGAGGAAGTCACCGCGCTGGTGGAGTGGCCGGTCGTCGTGTCCGGGAGCTTCGACGAGCGTTTCCTCCGAGTCCCGCCGGAGGCGCTGATCTCGAGCATGCAGGGTCATCAACGCTATTTCCCGGTGCGCGACGCCAGTGGAAACCTGCTGCCAAGGTTCATCACGGTAGCCAACATCGATAGTCGTGATCCGGCTCGCGTGGTCGCCGGCAACGAGCGGGTCATACGACCACGCCTGGCTGACGCGGCCTTCTTCTGGGACCAGGATCGCGCCCGCACGCTGGAGTCCCGGCTGCCGGATCTCGCGAACGTGGTCTTCCAGAAGGACCTTGGCAGCCTCGCCGACAAGACCGAGCGCGTCGCTGCACTGGCTGCCGCCTACGCGGAGCGGTTTGAAACCAACAGTACCGACGCAGCGCGAGCTGCGCGACTGGCCAAGACCGACCTGCTTACGCAGATGGTGGACGAATTCCCGGAACTCCAGGGCGTCATGGGACGTTATTACGCGCGCGAGGACATGGAGCGTGATGCCGTGGCAGTGGCGCTGGACGAGATCTACCAGCCCCGGTACGCAGGTGATGCGGTGGCGGCATCGCCGCTCGGTCGACTCGTGGCCGTCGCAGAACGTGCTGATACCCTTACCGGCATATTTGCCATCGGCAAGGCGCCGACCGGCGCCAAGGACCCCTTTGCGTTGCGGCGGGCCGCCGTCGGGCTGCTGCGCAGCCTTATCGAGGGGGAGCATGCCATTAACCTGGCTACACTGTTCCGCGACGCCGCCGAACGCCAGCCCCACGGACTCAACGCCACCAGTCAGGTCGAGTCGCTGGTGGAATTCAGCCTTGAGCGCCTGCGCGGCCTCTACCAGGAGGCCGGTTACGGCGCGGAGCTATTTGAGGCCGTACGCTCAGTCCTCACTCTGGAGGACATTGAACCACTCGATTTCGATCGTCGCCTGCGGGCCTGTCAGGACTTTGCCCGACTCCCTGCGGCCGGCAGCCTCGCCGCCGCCAACAAGCGGATTCGAAATATCCTGCGCAAGGCAGGGAACGAACAGGCTCATGACGTGGACGAGGGCCGTCTCATCGACGATGCCGAGCGACAGCTCCACGAGGCGGTCGAGGCCCGTGTATCACCGGTCCAGCAGCTAATCGAGGCCGGCGCGTACAGCGAGGCGCTGGCGCGATTGGCGGAGCTGCGGGAGCCGGTCGATCGATTTTTCGATGACGTCATGGTTTTGGCCGATGAGCCGGATCTGCAGGCCAACCGCCTCGCTCTACTGCGCCGGCTCCAGGCATTGTTTCTGGCCATTGCCGATGTATCCGCGCTTCCGGAGTCTGCCTAG